One window of Dyadobacter sandarakinus genomic DNA carries:
- a CDS encoding voltage-gated chloride channel family protein, whose product MVFLFWKYPIAFFTVKWLILTALVGILVGSASALFLVCLDWATHYRETHLWIVALLPLAGLMIGCMYHYFGKELEAGNNLLLENINRPFKIISLKMAPFVLIGTIATHLFGGSAGREGTALQIGGSISDQFTRILGLRPRDRRLILIAGIAAGFGSVFGTPLAGGVFGLEVFLIGSIRYDALLPAFAAATFADMITRAWQVGHTHYHIPEIPDLSIPNIGYAIIAGIAFGAASKSFSSLTHAIGGFFKRYISFPPFRPLIGGALVSAAVFALGSTRYIGLGIPVILESFQMQIPPYDFLLKIIFTAVTLGAAFKGGEVTPLFFIGATLGNALSYFIPLPVGLLAGMGFVAVFAGAANTPLACVLMGMELFGSECGVYIALACIVAYFFSGHSGIYGSQQIGQAKHLVYARSTGQKLSATRIRSRN is encoded by the coding sequence CTTACTGCACTAGTAGGGATTCTTGTCGGGTCGGCCTCTGCGCTTTTCCTGGTCTGTCTGGATTGGGCTACCCACTATCGTGAAACTCACCTCTGGATCGTTGCCCTGCTTCCGCTTGCCGGGCTTATGATCGGCTGTATGTACCACTATTTTGGAAAAGAACTTGAAGCGGGAAATAATCTGCTACTTGAAAATATCAACAGGCCATTTAAAATCATCTCGCTAAAAATGGCCCCATTCGTTTTAATCGGGACCATAGCTACCCACCTCTTTGGCGGCTCGGCCGGGCGCGAAGGTACGGCATTACAGATCGGGGGCTCGATCTCAGATCAATTTACGAGGATCTTAGGCCTGCGCCCACGCGACAGAAGACTTATCCTGATTGCTGGAATTGCTGCCGGTTTCGGATCTGTTTTTGGGACACCTCTTGCAGGCGGGGTATTTGGACTGGAAGTATTTTTAATCGGCAGTATCCGGTACGATGCATTGCTTCCGGCATTCGCCGCCGCGACCTTCGCCGATATGATCACCCGGGCATGGCAGGTGGGGCATACCCACTACCACATCCCAGAAATACCGGATTTGTCAATCCCCAATATTGGGTATGCAATTATTGCAGGAATAGCCTTCGGCGCCGCATCCAAGTCTTTCAGTAGCCTCACACATGCGATTGGAGGATTTTTTAAACGATACATCAGTTTTCCTCCATTTCGACCGCTGATTGGTGGCGCGCTGGTTTCGGCGGCAGTGTTTGCATTGGGTAGCACCAGGTATATCGGCCTTGGCATACCGGTGATACTGGAATCCTTCCAAATGCAAATACCACCTTATGACTTTTTGCTAAAAATAATCTTCACCGCTGTAACCCTGGGTGCTGCTTTCAAGGGGGGTGAAGTTACACCCCTGTTTTTTATTGGTGCCACGTTGGGTAATGCACTTTCCTATTTTATCCCGTTGCCGGTTGGCTTGCTGGCGGGCATGGGTTTCGTCGCTGTTTTTGCCGGTGCTGCCAATACTCCGCTCGCCTGTGTGCTGATGGGGATGGAGCTATTTGGGAGCGAATGTGGCGTTTACATAGCTCTTGCCTGTATCGTCGCCTATTTCTTCTCTGGCCACTCCGGCATTTACGGTTCTCAGCAGATTGGCCAAGCCAAGCATCTTGTGTATGCACGCAGCACAGGCCAAAAACTTTCTGCAACCAGAATCAGAAGTCGTAACTGA
- a CDS encoding sulfite oxidase, whose product MEIKETQTRLFDRRGFLRTSSLATLTGLLGTNIVFADRLPRHYLPVAFNIDPMADKNKNLVILNDKPWNVETPAYLLDDEITPADKMFIRNNGQIPASIDIKNWKLTIKGESVKAVKSYTLADLKSKFKPYTYQLVLECGGNGRAGYFPKTSGNQWTEGGISCAEWTGVRLKDVLADVGITDTAVYIGYYGQDLHLNGDPNQAVISRGVPIKKALEDETLIAWSMNGKDIPLVHGYPLRLVIGGWPASVSGKWLHTIAVRNKVHDGAKMTGKSYRVPIHPVAPGVDPDESEFKIIESMPVKSVITYPKTGLEMPQAQKLGVRGHAWAGDRTVKRVEVSIDFGETWMNATLKDAKNRLAWQHWSANLDFPMQGYYEVWARATDDQGRSQPMVMPSWNPEGYINNSCHRIAVKVV is encoded by the coding sequence ATGGAAATTAAAGAAACACAAACCAGGCTCTTTGATCGCAGAGGGTTTCTTCGGACATCATCGCTGGCCACTTTGACAGGCCTGCTTGGAACCAATATCGTTTTTGCAGACCGGTTGCCAAGGCACTATCTCCCAGTCGCATTTAACATCGACCCGATGGCCGACAAAAATAAAAACCTTGTCATCTTAAATGATAAGCCCTGGAATGTAGAAACCCCGGCCTACTTACTCGATGATGAGATTACACCTGCTGACAAAATGTTCATCCGCAATAATGGACAGATCCCTGCCAGTATTGATATTAAGAACTGGAAGCTGACTATCAAGGGTGAGTCCGTTAAAGCAGTTAAGTCTTATACGCTGGCTGATCTGAAAAGTAAATTCAAACCTTATACATACCAGCTTGTGCTTGAATGCGGAGGGAATGGCAGGGCGGGCTATTTTCCCAAAACGTCCGGCAACCAGTGGACTGAGGGCGGCATCAGCTGTGCGGAATGGACAGGCGTGCGTTTAAAAGACGTCCTTGCAGACGTGGGGATCACCGATACGGCGGTCTATATTGGATACTACGGACAGGACCTGCATTTGAACGGTGATCCCAATCAGGCTGTGATTTCAAGGGGAGTACCAATCAAAAAAGCATTAGAAGATGAAACATTGATTGCCTGGTCCATGAACGGCAAAGACATTCCATTGGTACATGGCTACCCGCTACGCCTGGTGATAGGTGGCTGGCCTGCATCGGTATCAGGAAAATGGCTTCACACAATCGCGGTGAGAAATAAAGTGCACGACGGGGCGAAAATGACCGGAAAAAGTTATCGGGTTCCCATCCATCCGGTGGCACCGGGCGTTGACCCCGATGAAAGTGAGTTCAAAATTATCGAGTCGATGCCAGTCAAATCGGTAATCACGTACCCTAAAACCGGATTGGAAATGCCCCAGGCACAAAAACTGGGTGTTCGCGGCCACGCATGGGCGGGTGACAGAACGGTAAAACGGGTAGAGGTGTCGATCGATTTTGGCGAGACATGGATGAATGCTACTTTGAAAGACGCAAAGAACCGGCTTGCCTGGCAGCATTGGTCGGCCAATCTCGATTTCCCTATGCAGGGATATTATGAAGTTTGGGCCCGTGCAACGGATGACCAAGGGCGTTCGCAGCCTATGGTAATGCCTTCCTGGAATCCAGAAGGATATATCAATAATTCATGCCACCGGATTGCGGTGAAAGTGGTTTAA
- a CDS encoding YeiH family protein has product MQKQIINNGQTFIFLRNGIGSKLVFAICAVLCLTPWVSPPVALLLGLTVAQLSGHPYLHLNHKATHWLLQLSVVGLGFGMNLHSAVKAGSQGLGFTVISISMTLLLGLILGKWMGIDRKTSFLISSGTAICGGSAIAAISPVIRPEQKQMSAALGCIFILNSAALFIFPWIGAELNLTQSQFGLWCALAIHDTSSVVGAASKYGPQALEIATTVKLARALWILPVAFVASLLFKNKSGKVSIPYFIGFFILAMVLNTYVPQIALISQFFIRIAHMGLSLTLFLIGAGLSRQVLRSIGVKPMLQGILLWTGISLAALYAVMHFAGD; this is encoded by the coding sequence ATGCAAAAGCAAATAATAAACAACGGGCAAACATTTATTTTCCTTCGCAATGGCATCGGCAGCAAATTGGTATTTGCTATCTGCGCTGTTCTTTGCCTGACGCCCTGGGTCAGCCCGCCGGTGGCACTTTTGCTCGGTTTGACTGTCGCGCAACTTAGTGGGCATCCATATCTTCATCTAAACCACAAGGCAACACATTGGCTACTTCAACTTTCGGTGGTTGGATTGGGATTCGGCATGAATCTGCATAGCGCGGTCAAGGCCGGAAGTCAAGGGCTGGGCTTTACTGTCATATCAATTTCTATGACCTTGCTATTAGGGTTAATTTTAGGTAAATGGATGGGTATCGACCGGAAAACCTCATTCTTGATTTCCAGCGGTACTGCTATTTGTGGGGGCAGTGCTATTGCTGCCATATCACCGGTAATCCGCCCTGAGCAAAAACAGATGTCTGCTGCACTGGGATGCATTTTTATACTCAATTCTGCTGCATTGTTCATTTTCCCGTGGATCGGTGCTGAATTAAACCTGACACAAAGCCAGTTTGGCCTCTGGTGTGCGCTGGCCATCCATGATACCAGCTCCGTGGTCGGGGCTGCCAGCAAATACGGGCCGCAGGCACTGGAAATAGCAACAACAGTGAAACTTGCCCGCGCCTTATGGATATTACCGGTAGCGTTTGTGGCGTCCCTGTTGTTTAAAAATAAATCCGGTAAGGTATCTATCCCTTATTTCATCGGCTTTTTTATCCTGGCAATGGTACTGAATACATATGTCCCTCAGATAGCTTTGATCAGCCAATTCTTTATCAGAATAGCACACATGGGTCTGTCTCTGACGTTATTTTTGATTGGCGCGGGTTTGTCCAGGCAGGTTTTACGCTCGATCGGAGTCAAGCCGATGCTTCAAGGAATTTTACTATGGACGGGTATCTCGCTTGCAGCCCTGTACGCCGTGATGCATTTTGCCGGAGACTAA
- a CDS encoding sulfite oxidase, giving the protein MTDKNPIRAEKKMQRRAFLSGVVPAMAGTTLFPFAPTPLIEKNDAFPGLITREKEPSNLEFPFATLKGRITPNAQFFVRSHFPFPKLDPDVWKLSITGDVKRAITISYDELRKMPSKTVMATLECAGNGRAKLAPKVKGLLWEQGAVGNAEWTGVPLSALLEKAGLNADVLEIILEGADKGEITEEPRSPGEIHFARSISLKKALEANVLIAYQMNGKDLPIAHGYPVRAIIPGWYGMASIKWLTNIIATSKPFEGYWQTIEYAYWKRQANQPTLTAVTAVEAKAEIARPMLHEVVPAGKPYRVHGAAWCGEKSVIKVEISTDNGLSWQDVKLLDTEIPNVWRLWEFNWQVPSKPSTAGILVRATDSDGRVQPDKHDPDRRTYMVNKTVAMEVEIG; this is encoded by the coding sequence ATGACTGACAAGAACCCCATTCGTGCTGAGAAGAAAATGCAAAGACGTGCATTTTTGAGCGGAGTTGTCCCTGCAATGGCGGGCACAACGCTTTTTCCTTTCGCACCTACACCATTGATAGAAAAGAATGATGCATTTCCCGGTTTGATTACCAGGGAGAAAGAGCCTTCCAACCTGGAATTCCCTTTTGCAACATTAAAAGGAAGAATTACCCCTAATGCCCAGTTTTTTGTCCGAAGCCACTTCCCATTTCCGAAGCTTGATCCTGACGTCTGGAAATTGTCAATAACGGGCGATGTAAAAAGAGCAATCACCATTTCGTATGATGAGCTTCGTAAAATGCCATCGAAGACCGTGATGGCGACATTGGAATGCGCCGGTAACGGTAGGGCCAAACTGGCCCCGAAAGTCAAGGGGCTTTTATGGGAGCAGGGTGCGGTTGGTAACGCTGAATGGACAGGCGTACCGCTGTCCGCATTGCTAGAAAAAGCGGGATTGAATGCGGATGTTTTAGAAATTATCCTTGAAGGGGCTGACAAGGGGGAAATCACGGAAGAACCCAGGTCGCCTGGGGAGATACATTTCGCCCGAAGCATTTCTCTCAAAAAAGCACTGGAAGCAAATGTGCTGATTGCCTACCAAATGAACGGCAAAGATCTTCCCATTGCTCATGGGTACCCTGTCCGGGCGATCATACCGGGTTGGTACGGTATGGCATCCATCAAATGGCTCACCAACATTATTGCGACAAGCAAGCCTTTCGAGGGGTATTGGCAGACTATTGAATATGCATATTGGAAAAGGCAAGCCAACCAGCCGACGCTTACCGCAGTTACGGCAGTCGAAGCAAAGGCGGAAATCGCACGGCCCATGCTACATGAGGTTGTTCCTGCTGGCAAACCATACCGCGTCCATGGGGCAGCCTGGTGTGGCGAGAAGTCAGTTATTAAAGTCGAAATAAGTACAGATAATGGACTGAGCTGGCAGGACGTCAAACTGTTGGACACGGAGATCCCAAATGTATGGCGTCTATGGGAATTCAATTGGCAAGTGCCTTCTAAGCCGTCAACGGCGGGGATTTTGGTCCGTGCTACCGATTCCGATGGGCGTGTCCAGCCCGATAAGCACGATCCCGACCGACGAACCTACATGGTCAATAAAACCGTGGCAATGGAGGTTGAAATAGGATAG
- a CDS encoding carboxypeptidase-like regulatory domain-containing protein, with translation MQFRYILAFLIVLYCQSSFAQFLIKGKVTDTTSKQQLAGVNITAGSVGTATGANGGFELQSAGKIKELRVSYLGYVTQIVRVNDNDSFIEIPLAESSGQDLDEGRLPLST, from the coding sequence ATGCAATTCAGGTATATTCTCGCTTTCCTAATAGTCCTGTATTGCCAATCGTCTTTTGCCCAATTTCTGATAAAAGGAAAAGTCACAGATACAACTAGCAAGCAACAACTGGCTGGCGTCAATATTACAGCAGGGTCGGTCGGCACAGCGACGGGAGCCAACGGAGGTTTCGAACTACAATCCGCTGGGAAGATCAAAGAACTTCGTGTCAGCTACCTGGGTTATGTAACACAAATCGTAAGAGTCAACGATAACGATTCTTTCATCGAGATACCACTCGCAGAATCTTCTGGGCAGGATTTAGATGAAGGGAGGTTACCTCTAAGTACCTGA
- a CDS encoding 3'-5' exonuclease has translation MYAIVDIETTGGGGGARITEIAVLRHDGTQVVDMFHSLINPEIYIPPFITRLTGIDNEMVRDSPTFSEVQDLVRTITKDAWFVAHNARFDYGFIKREFGTWDEYFQRDVLCTVQLSRKIFPGLKSYSLGNLCESLEIIIENRHRAHGDAHATVQLFEKLLMHDRQKLIPSVSCV, from the coding sequence ATGTACGCCATTGTAGATATTGAGACGACAGGAGGAGGGGGAGGAGCACGTATTACAGAAATTGCGGTATTGCGGCACGATGGTACGCAGGTGGTGGATATGTTCCACTCGCTGATTAATCCCGAAATATACATTCCGCCATTTATTACCAGGCTCACGGGTATTGATAATGAAATGGTCCGTGATTCCCCTACATTCAGCGAGGTGCAGGATCTGGTGCGGACCATTACCAAAGATGCCTGGTTTGTAGCACATAATGCACGGTTTGACTATGGTTTTATCAAGCGTGAATTTGGTACGTGGGACGAATATTTTCAGCGCGACGTGCTTTGCACGGTGCAATTGAGCAGGAAAATATTTCCGGGCCTCAAATCGTACAGCCTCGGTAATCTTTGTGAAAGCCTGGAAATTATCATTGAAAACAGGCACCGGGCCCATGGGGATGCACATGCAACGGTGCAGCTCTTTGAAAAGCTGCTCATGCACGACCGGCAAAAGCTGATCCCAAGTGTTTCCTGCGTGTAG
- a CDS encoding energy transducer TonB — translation MKRLQKNRIDLIEQYLRASKLDPGLMPEILDHMACEAEEGLWDGKPFEQIYHELLDNADRQVLLNLSVDHKNLLAMEKSMNDIVFEGRNKLYGAYDLRKNYGQTMQRSVIMGVTIFLLMVMLPNLYARLVPEKKPGDVAFVVEVAPVDIKLEETQKPKEPEPTPAQKTVRSVNLEVVPDDRVKVEHMPPTVDDLAKAQPGEFTAEGVEGLDIVPPPVAVMPGNGHDAFVPFEPKKEEVFSFAEQAPEYRGGTAAMGDFFRKNLRYPAQAAKAGIEGKVFVEFTVGSDGKVENVSAIKGIGFGCDEEAVRVVKLMQNWMPGKQSGVPVKVRFTLPIAFQLN, via the coding sequence ATGAAACGCCTTCAAAAAAACCGGATCGACTTGATTGAACAATATCTGCGTGCCAGTAAGCTGGATCCCGGACTTATGCCGGAGATCCTTGATCACATGGCTTGCGAGGCAGAAGAGGGTTTGTGGGATGGAAAACCTTTTGAGCAGATTTATCATGAACTGCTGGATAATGCAGACCGACAGGTGCTTTTGAATCTGAGTGTGGACCATAAAAATCTGTTAGCCATGGAAAAATCAATGAATGACATCGTCTTTGAAGGCCGTAATAAGCTGTACGGTGCCTACGACCTCCGCAAAAACTACGGGCAGACCATGCAGCGTTCGGTAATTATGGGTGTGACGATCTTTCTGCTGATGGTCATGCTGCCTAACCTTTATGCGCGACTCGTACCGGAGAAAAAGCCGGGTGATGTTGCTTTTGTAGTAGAAGTGGCACCTGTGGACATCAAGCTGGAAGAAACGCAGAAGCCCAAGGAGCCTGAGCCTACCCCTGCGCAAAAAACCGTAAGATCTGTTAACCTGGAAGTAGTGCCGGACGACCGGGTAAAAGTGGAGCATATGCCGCCCACCGTCGATGATCTAGCGAAAGCCCAGCCTGGCGAATTTACAGCAGAAGGTGTGGAAGGTCTGGATATCGTGCCACCGCCGGTAGCCGTAATGCCTGGAAACGGCCATGATGCCTTCGTGCCCTTTGAGCCTAAAAAAGAAGAAGTTTTCAGCTTTGCAGAGCAAGCTCCCGAGTACCGCGGCGGTACAGCAGCGATGGGTGATTTCTTTCGCAAAAATCTGAGATACCCGGCTCAGGCTGCCAAAGCTGGTATTGAGGGAAAGGTTTTTGTAGAATTTACTGTTGGATCCGATGGGAAGGTTGAAAACGTATCAGCTATCAAAGGAATTGGATTTGGGTGTGATGAAGAAGCCGTACGTGTAGTGAAGCTCATGCAGAACTGGATGCCCGGCAAGCAGTCCGGCGTGCCGGTAAAAGTAAGGTTTACCCTGCCGATTGCATTTCAGCTCAATTAA
- a CDS encoding PadR family transcriptional regulator, translating into MENNTTSNEFVRGTLKTIVLTLLAEKDRMYGYEITQEVKDRTSGAISLTFGALYPVLHKLEQEGLLITESVEVDGRLRKYYSLTSNGNETARTKTTDLERFIEAVKLLLAPRSLATE; encoded by the coding sequence ATGGAAAATAACACAACCAGCAACGAATTTGTGCGTGGAACGCTGAAGACGATCGTGCTGACACTCCTGGCTGAAAAAGACCGCATGTATGGCTACGAAATCACGCAGGAAGTTAAGGACAGAACCAGCGGTGCCATATCGCTGACATTCGGTGCATTGTATCCCGTATTACATAAGCTGGAACAGGAAGGACTGCTGATCACAGAGTCAGTGGAAGTAGACGGCAGGCTGCGGAAATACTATTCGCTTACAAGCAATGGAAATGAAACAGCCCGTACTAAAACCACTGATCTTGAACGTTTTATAGAAGCAGTAAAACTTTTGCTGGCTCCCAGGAGCCTGGCTACCGAATAA
- a CDS encoding Lrp/AsnC ligand binding domain-containing protein has product MQKYSDIDNTDLRILSLLIENAALPYTEIGKRVFVSGGTVHVRMKKLEQMGIVKGSQLVIDPAKLGWDISAFLGIYLDKSSLYEQVATELENIPEVVNIHYTTGIYSIFLKIVCRDTGHLREILHDKIQKVNGIQRTETFISLEERINRSIPLSEV; this is encoded by the coding sequence ATGCAGAAATATTCTGATATCGATAATACTGATCTTCGCATACTTTCGCTGCTGATCGAGAATGCTGCCCTGCCTTATACTGAAATCGGAAAACGGGTATTCGTATCCGGCGGTACGGTGCATGTGCGAATGAAAAAGCTTGAACAAATGGGTATTGTCAAAGGCTCGCAGCTGGTAATTGACCCGGCAAAGCTTGGCTGGGACATCAGTGCATTTCTTGGTATTTATCTGGATAAAAGTTCTTTATACGAGCAGGTAGCGACCGAGCTGGAAAATATTCCCGAGGTGGTTAATATTCATTATACAACCGGTATTTACAGTATTTTCCTTAAAATCGTCTGCCGGGATACCGGACACCTGCGTGAAATCCTGCACGATAAAATTCAGAAGGTAAACGGCATTCAGCGCACGGAGACTTTTATTTCCCTGGAAGAGCGTATCAACCGCTCAATACCGCTCTCTGAAGTCTGA
- a CDS encoding amidohydrolase/deacetylase family metallohydrolase: protein MKVNALIMLALLCILFKPAWSQEKKYSILIKGGHVLDPKNNIDAVMDVAIEGTPGGDDGKIAAVAKNIDPALAAQIVDAKGLYVTPGLIDIHVHFFWGTDLQGTYRNGPNALPADGFTFRSGVTTVVDAGSSGWKTFETFKKQTIDLSKTRVLAMLNIVGEGMAGGKFENSLDEMDAAKTAEMAKKYPNDVVGVKLAHFSGHDWTPTDRAIEAARLADIPIMVDFGSANPVLSLEELYLKKFRAGDIYTHCFGGNSNNSGRGRESIVDVSTNKVKPYVLEARKKGVIFDVGFGGASFLLAQGQPAIKQGFYPNSISTDLHTSSMNGPMKDMNNIMSLFMAMGMDFKSVITASTWNPAREIKRENLGNLSVGSVADVAVLNLRDGDFGFYARDGKIKGKKRIETEATIKGGSIVYMLNARVEPVNLPRPEPARK, encoded by the coding sequence ATGAAAGTTAATGCATTGATCATGCTGGCATTGCTGTGCATCCTGTTCAAACCGGCCTGGTCGCAGGAAAAAAAGTATAGCATACTGATCAAAGGTGGTCACGTACTTGACCCGAAAAACAACATTGATGCCGTGATGGACGTCGCCATCGAAGGTACACCCGGCGGTGATGACGGAAAGATTGCCGCAGTAGCCAAAAACATTGATCCTGCGCTTGCTGCACAGATAGTGGATGCCAAAGGCCTGTATGTTACCCCTGGATTGATCGACATCCATGTGCATTTTTTCTGGGGAACTGATTTGCAGGGTACTTATCGCAATGGTCCCAATGCTTTGCCGGCAGACGGTTTTACATTCCGCAGCGGCGTAACTACGGTTGTGGATGCGGGCAGTTCGGGCTGGAAAACCTTTGAAACGTTTAAAAAACAAACCATTGATCTCTCCAAGACGCGTGTGCTCGCCATGCTGAATATTGTAGGGGAAGGTATGGCAGGCGGCAAATTCGAAAACAGCCTGGATGAAATGGATGCGGCAAAAACCGCAGAAATGGCAAAAAAATACCCGAATGATGTCGTGGGCGTAAAGCTTGCACATTTCAGCGGTCACGATTGGACTCCTACTGACCGGGCCATAGAGGCGGCGCGACTGGCGGACATCCCGATCATGGTGGATTTTGGGAGTGCAAACCCGGTACTTTCCCTCGAAGAGCTGTATCTCAAAAAGTTTCGCGCAGGCGACATCTACACGCATTGTTTTGGCGGAAACAGCAACAACAGCGGTCGCGGCCGCGAATCTATTGTAGATGTGAGTACCAATAAGGTAAAACCCTACGTACTGGAAGCGCGGAAAAAGGGTGTGATTTTTGATGTAGGGTTTGGAGGCGCCAGTTTCTTGCTGGCCCAGGGACAGCCTGCGATAAAGCAGGGTTTTTATCCCAACTCCATCAGCACCGACCTGCACACCAGCAGTATGAACGGACCAATGAAGGACATGAACAACATCATGTCGCTCTTTATGGCCATGGGTATGGACTTCAAAAGTGTGATCACAGCCAGTACCTGGAACCCTGCCCGGGAAATCAAACGTGAAAACCTCGGTAACCTTTCCGTAGGCTCAGTGGCAGACGTAGCCGTACTTAACCTGCGTGACGGAGATTTCGGTTTCTATGCACGCGACGGTAAGATCAAGGGTAAAAAGCGCATTGAAACCGAGGCCACCATCAAAGGCGGCAGTATCGTATACATGCTGAATGCAAGAGTAGAACCTGTCAACCTGCCACGGCCTGAACCCGCACGCAAATAA
- a CDS encoding selenocysteine synthase, translated as MKRREILKELSLLPLAGGAVDILADHGKKSFGLNKAAAQVGAAGPLKAGPQIYQSIGVEPIINCRGTFTIIGASIELPEVRQAMEYACQYNVQIDELAFGVGQRLAEITGAEWGMVSAGCAAGMNEVTAGIISGGNPEKLIRIPNLEGFEKTEVIIPRSSRNVYDHAIRNCGVKIITVETIDELKGAINPRTAMIYMMPGRDPWTVENVAKIANPANVPILVDAAAERLTIPNIHLKAGASIVAYSGGKVLRGPQCAGLMLGKKDILMSAWQASAPHHGPCRDNKIGREEVIGMLAAVESWATRDHKAEMRTWVSWLENISKRLSGIQGVNINIRQPEEGALDNATPVMTVSWDPTKLYITGQEVADELQTTKPRVAVGSGRRGTAADTNAAPTTSITLASYMMGPGNDKIVGDRIHEILTRKRSEPKASVEMKAPAADISGRWDVSIEFYTSKSSHTFIIEKQDGNFLTGTHKGDFATRELLGNIDGDEVRFQSRYSVPGDNVVMTFYGKLSGDTITGEIDMVEYVNARFTAKKVTYPGSRQRINIPAGRPLST; from the coding sequence ATGAAACGCAGAGAAATACTGAAAGAACTCAGTCTGCTTCCGCTGGCCGGCGGGGCAGTGGATATCCTGGCCGATCACGGAAAGAAAAGCTTCGGCCTCAACAAGGCAGCGGCACAGGTAGGGGCCGCCGGACCGCTCAAAGCCGGACCGCAGATTTATCAATCTATCGGCGTAGAACCTATCATCAATTGCCGCGGTACTTTCACCATCATCGGTGCATCTATCGAGCTACCCGAAGTACGGCAGGCGATGGAGTATGCATGCCAGTACAATGTGCAGATTGACGAGCTTGCCTTTGGTGTTGGTCAACGGCTGGCGGAAATTACCGGAGCTGAATGGGGCATGGTATCAGCAGGCTGTGCGGCGGGTATGAATGAAGTGACAGCGGGCATTATTTCGGGCGGAAACCCCGAAAAACTTATCCGTATTCCCAATCTGGAAGGCTTTGAAAAAACAGAAGTAATTATCCCACGCTCATCCAGAAACGTATATGACCATGCGATCCGTAACTGCGGCGTCAAAATCATAACGGTTGAAACTATTGACGAGCTGAAAGGTGCAATTAATCCCCGCACGGCGATGATTTACATGATGCCCGGCCGAGATCCCTGGACGGTAGAGAATGTTGCAAAAATAGCCAATCCGGCCAATGTGCCAATCCTCGTGGATGCCGCGGCAGAGCGCCTTACCATCCCGAACATCCACCTGAAGGCCGGTGCCTCCATTGTAGCATACAGTGGCGGAAAAGTATTAAGAGGACCGCAATGCGCAGGATTAATGCTGGGTAAAAAAGACATCCTGATGTCGGCCTGGCAGGCAAGCGCGCCGCACCATGGACCCTGCCGCGACAACAAGATCGGCCGTGAAGAAGTCATCGGGATGCTGGCTGCCGTGGAATCCTGGGCTACCCGCGATCACAAGGCTGAAATGAGAACCTGGGTATCGTGGCTGGAAAATATTTCAAAACGGCTTTCGGGTATACAAGGCGTGAACATCAACATCCGCCAGCCCGAAGAAGGAGCACTCGATAATGCGACTCCCGTCATGACCGTATCGTGGGATCCTACCAAACTTTATATTACAGGACAGGAAGTGGCCGACGAGCTGCAAACCACCAAGCCGCGGGTGGCGGTAGGTTCCGGGCGCCGGGGTACCGCAGCAGATACAAATGCCGCTCCCACAACTTCCATCACCCTGGCTTCGTACATGATGGGACCCGGCAATGACAAGATCGTAGGCGACCGCATTCATGAAATCCTCACACGCAAGCGGAGCGAGCCTAAAGCCAGTGTCGAGATGAAAGCTCCTGCTGCGGATATCAGCGGCAGATGGGACGTCAGCATTGAGTTTTACACCAGCAAAAGCAGCCATACTTTCATTATCGAAAAACAGGATGGCAACTTTTTGACAGGTACCCACAAAGGCGATTTTGCCACCCGTGAGCTGCTCGGAAACATCGACGGCGATGAAGTACGCTTTCAGAGCCGGTACAGCGTGCCGGGCGATAATGTGGTCATGACGTTTTATGGAAAACTTTCCGGTGATACTATTACCGGCGAGATTGATATGGTGGAATATGTGAATGCCCGCTTTACTGCCAAGAAGGTAACTTACCCGGGCAGCCGCCAGCGGATTAACATTCCAGCAGGGCGTCCATTATCTACCTAA